One region of Termitidicoccus mucosus genomic DNA includes:
- a CDS encoding sulfatase family protein produces the protein MRPALISFAVIAAASSAMAARAAPDSPNLVLVIADDCTKYDTEIYGGPAKTPHLMRLAGEGMNLTRCFQASPMCSPTRHALFTAKYPVKTGAYPNHTYVSDGVTSIASWLRSAGYRAALSGKTHINPPAAFPFEYLSTRPIPENKRPRQNPDFTAIDTFLGDCVKNKTPFGLFVCSHEPHEPWNKGDASKYLPAKLKLPPNFFDTPKTRAAYSRYLAEITYFDGQVGDMLALLDKHSLADSTIVIVLTEQGSSFPFAKWTCYDAGVGSGCVIRWPGHIKPGSKSDALVEYIDMIPTVCDAAGIKAPDDLDGRSFLPMLEGKTNKHKEHVFALQTSRGIHGGPDYYGIRTVRDERYRYVRNLTPGVTFKNTAIKTPWYGEWLAAARNGSAQAVGMTKLYQHRPAEELYDCENDPWNMRNLIDDPAFKNRAGILCDKLAAWMKSQGDKGQATEMEALKHIWKNAGDSVGEE, from the coding sequence ATGCGCCCCGCGCTTATCTCATTTGCTGTCATTGCCGCTGCTAGCTCGGCAATGGCCGCGCGAGCCGCTCCTGATTCGCCCAACCTAGTTCTTGTCATCGCCGACGACTGCACCAAATACGACACCGAAATTTACGGCGGCCCCGCAAAAACACCGCACCTGATGCGTCTCGCCGGCGAGGGCATGAACTTGACGCGCTGCTTTCAGGCGTCGCCCATGTGCTCGCCCACACGCCACGCGCTTTTCACTGCGAAGTATCCCGTGAAAACTGGCGCATATCCAAACCACACATACGTTAGCGATGGTGTCACCAGCATTGCCAGCTGGCTCAGGAGCGCTGGCTACCGCGCCGCGCTCTCCGGGAAAACGCATATCAATCCACCCGCTGCATTTCCGTTTGAATACCTCTCCACTCGCCCCATTCCGGAAAACAAACGTCCGAGACAAAATCCAGATTTCACCGCCATTGACACGTTTCTCGGCGACTGCGTAAAAAACAAAACACCATTCGGCCTCTTTGTCTGTTCGCACGAACCGCACGAGCCTTGGAATAAAGGCGACGCATCGAAATACCTGCCAGCCAAACTCAAATTGCCGCCCAACTTTTTCGATACGCCCAAAACGCGCGCCGCTTACTCGCGTTATCTCGCAGAGATTACCTATTTCGACGGGCAGGTCGGCGATATGCTCGCACTGCTCGACAAACACAGTCTTGCCGACAGCACCATCGTCATTGTTCTCACCGAGCAGGGCAGCAGTTTTCCGTTCGCTAAATGGACATGTTACGATGCCGGCGTCGGCAGTGGCTGTGTCATTCGCTGGCCCGGACACATCAAGCCTGGCAGCAAATCCGACGCGCTTGTGGAATACATCGACATGATTCCCACCGTTTGCGACGCAGCGGGCATCAAAGCGCCCGACGACCTCGACGGGCGTTCATTTCTTCCCATGCTCGAAGGCAAAACAAACAAGCACAAGGAGCACGTCTTTGCCTTGCAAACCTCGCGAGGCATTCATGGCGGCCCCGATTACTACGGTATTCGCACCGTGCGCGATGAACGCTACCGCTACGTCCGCAACCTCACACCCGGTGTCACCTTTAAAAACACCGCCATCAAAACCCCATGGTATGGGGAGTGGCTTGCAGCCGCCCGCAACGGCAGCGCCCAAGCCGTGGGTATGACCAAACTCTACCAGCACCGCCCTGCCGAGGAACTCTACGATTGCGAAAACGACCCTTGGAACATGCGCAACCTTATCGACGACCCCGCATTCAAGAACCGTGCCGGCATCCTTTGCGACAAGCTTGCCGCTTGGATGAAATCGCAGGGAGATAAAGGTCAGGCTACCGAAATGGAAGCATTGAAACACATTTGGAAAAATGCCGGCGACAGCGTCGGCGAAGAATGA
- a CDS encoding TonB-dependent siderophore receptor translates to MLPRNILTAIPLAFFALTSFAHAQTVAPVATGTTTPKTSASTTDEIVEMSVFTVQASDDSGYQATNTTSGSRLKTSLKDTAAAISPFTAEFLSDMGVTSLEEMLTYASNVETDTEDGTNGFNNSSGRFAGTTNARFRIRGITAGASRDYVDSAIPADFYNTERVEVASGPNSILFGMADAGGSVAFSTKRARTTRNSTSITNVYGSWDFERLMLDQNWVLIPRKLAFRLMGLYQNSSTWREWQFADQKRFTPAVMIKPFRNTVVHLNYEAGVFDNSTNVTWNAIDQITGWLAAGRPTTNGVTGGVIPDGMGQYSTTANRYTVFEDDNGIVFNERSALRSARVAGSDALVPPSIMPYDVNLVGPGGQRNQKFESWSAIVEQRAGPVSLEFGYFHNRNDVVANSSNPDGQTALYADPNETVTIGSSTMPNPRVGQFYMESPWIRDTVTNTNDVVRLTAAWELKLGKYWGRHRLAGLVEHSENELVRDYRIQIFANDNNEAISNKATPENTVNLVNHRHYFAEGDYKNYYSGNAQIDVPGFSIGDNYYHTTYVTREKAYTHTKKSINSYMLALQSYWLDNRLVTLFGYRIDDITFRNEDQARITSAADPRVLSGRKVLNEWAPLGTYVVNKYQPGTFTAGGVYHISRRISLFANASSNKSAPRFDRTVLPDGDVPPPTGGRSRDFGVMLDFFGDDRYFVRASHYDTRQFGDAAIVPNGTASNTSTILGGQNLIDIYSELLAAGKITQSQYDHDLVFYNAGMVDVHTKGYEVEFVANPTRNISIRANYSYSDRNRTNIFQEIYAYWDAKTPEWITLAQGDQTLIDSINAKVDNTYTRLQNQIYSQSGPLGSRPHKFTATGRYQFSKGILKGFTIGGGVRYQSAPYVRKLGATAAENEITTGEDLCFFDAFLTYRCRVKWMKSNLMLQLNVRNIGNNDTVTVARYTTDDVSDRVYLNEPRNIRLTATLNF, encoded by the coding sequence ATGTTACCCAGAAATATCCTCACTGCGATCCCATTGGCGTTTTTTGCGCTCACGTCGTTCGCGCACGCCCAAACGGTCGCCCCTGTTGCAACCGGCACCACAACGCCCAAAACATCAGCGTCAACCACCGACGAAATCGTCGAAATGTCCGTCTTCACCGTGCAGGCGAGCGACGACTCCGGCTATCAAGCGACAAACACCACCAGCGGCAGCCGCCTGAAAACATCGCTCAAGGATACCGCCGCAGCCATCTCGCCATTCACCGCGGAGTTTTTGTCCGACATGGGCGTGACCAGCCTCGAAGAAATGCTCACCTACGCGAGCAACGTCGAAACCGACACCGAGGACGGCACCAACGGCTTCAACAATTCATCGGGCCGCTTCGCCGGCACGACCAACGCGCGCTTCCGCATACGCGGCATCACCGCCGGCGCATCGCGCGACTACGTTGATTCGGCCATCCCCGCAGATTTCTACAACACGGAGCGCGTTGAAGTCGCCAGCGGCCCCAACTCAATTCTTTTCGGCATGGCCGACGCGGGTGGCAGCGTGGCGTTTTCAACCAAACGCGCCCGCACGACACGCAATTCCACCAGCATCACGAATGTTTACGGCTCGTGGGACTTTGAGCGACTCATGCTCGACCAGAATTGGGTTCTCATCCCTCGCAAACTTGCCTTCCGATTGATGGGCTTGTATCAAAACTCCAGCACATGGCGCGAGTGGCAGTTCGCCGACCAGAAACGTTTTACGCCGGCGGTCATGATAAAGCCGTTCCGAAACACCGTCGTGCATCTCAACTACGAAGCCGGAGTCTTCGACAACAGCACCAACGTCACTTGGAACGCGATTGACCAAATCACCGGCTGGCTTGCTGCCGGACGACCCACGACAAACGGCGTGACCGGCGGAGTGATACCCGACGGCATGGGGCAATACAGCACGACCGCGAACCGCTACACTGTTTTTGAGGATGACAACGGCATCGTTTTCAACGAAAGGAGCGCGCTCCGAAGTGCGCGCGTTGCTGGCAGCGATGCGCTCGTTCCGCCATCAATCATGCCGTACGACGTCAACCTCGTCGGCCCCGGCGGGCAACGGAACCAGAAGTTTGAAAGCTGGTCCGCCATCGTCGAACAACGGGCGGGCCCGGTGAGTTTGGAGTTCGGCTATTTCCACAACCGCAACGACGTCGTCGCCAACTCCTCGAATCCCGACGGACAGACGGCGCTCTACGCCGACCCAAATGAAACCGTGACCATCGGCAGCTCGACCATGCCGAATCCGCGCGTTGGCCAATTCTACATGGAATCGCCGTGGATACGCGACACGGTCACCAACACCAACGATGTCGTCCGCCTCACCGCCGCGTGGGAACTCAAACTCGGCAAATATTGGGGCCGGCACCGTCTCGCCGGCTTGGTCGAGCATTCCGAAAATGAATTGGTGCGCGATTACCGGATTCAGATTTTCGCCAACGACAACAACGAGGCCATTTCCAACAAGGCCACGCCCGAAAACACCGTGAATCTCGTCAATCACCGCCATTATTTTGCCGAGGGCGATTACAAAAATTATTACTCCGGCAATGCGCAAATCGACGTCCCCGGGTTTTCCATCGGCGACAATTATTACCACACCACCTACGTCACGCGCGAAAAAGCCTACACGCACACCAAAAAATCCATTAACTCCTACATGCTCGCGCTGCAAAGCTACTGGCTCGACAACCGACTCGTGACGCTGTTTGGCTATCGCATAGACGACATCACCTTTCGCAATGAAGACCAGGCTCGCATCACCTCGGCCGCGGATCCACGCGTTCTCTCCGGCCGCAAGGTTCTCAACGAATGGGCGCCGCTCGGCACCTATGTCGTGAACAAATACCAGCCCGGCACCTTCACTGCCGGCGGGGTCTATCACATCTCGCGTCGCATTTCGCTTTTTGCCAATGCATCCTCCAACAAATCCGCGCCGCGCTTCGACCGCACTGTTCTGCCTGACGGCGATGTTCCGCCTCCCACCGGCGGCAGGAGCCGCGACTTCGGCGTGATGCTCGATTTCTTTGGTGACGACCGTTACTTCGTCCGCGCTTCGCATTACGATACGCGGCAATTTGGTGACGCCGCCATCGTTCCCAACGGCACCGCCAGCAATACCTCGACTATTCTCGGCGGGCAAAACCTCATCGACATCTACAGCGAACTTCTCGCCGCTGGAAAAATCACACAGTCCCAATACGACCACGACCTCGTTTTCTACAACGCCGGCATGGTGGACGTGCACACGAAAGGCTACGAAGTCGAGTTTGTCGCCAACCCGACGCGCAACATTTCCATTCGCGCCAACTATTCCTACTCCGACCGCAACCGCACAAATATCTTTCAGGAAATCTACGCCTACTGGGACGCGAAAACGCCGGAGTGGATTACCCTCGCGCAAGGCGACCAGACGCTCATCGACTCCATCAACGCCAAGGTGGACAATACCTACACGCGGCTCCAAAACCAAATCTACAGCCAGAGCGGCCCGCTCGGCTCGCGCCCGCACAAGTTCACCGCCACCGGACGCTATCAATTTTCCAAAGGTATCCTGAAAGGATTCACCATTGGCGGCGGCGTGCGCTACCAAAGCGCCCCCTATGTTCGCAAACTCGGCGCCACTGCTGCGGAAAACGAAATCACTACGGGCGAGGATTTGTGCTTCTTCGATGCGTTCCTGACTTACCGCTGCCGCGTGAAATGGATGAAGTCCAACCTCATGCTCCAGCTCAACGTGCGCAACATCGGCAATAACGATACCGTTACTGTTGCCCGCTACACAACCGATGACGTTTCCGATCGCGTCTATCTCAACGAACCGCGCAACATCCGCCTCACCGCGACGCTGAATTTTTAA